A genomic stretch from Deltaproteobacteria bacterium RBG_16_64_85 includes:
- a CDS encoding AmmeMemoRadiSam system protein B, which yields MIRAPAVAGQFYPGTQRELDLEVRRLTRDIPGKIRARGIVVPHAGYVYSGAVAGEVFSSVEIPDRQIIFCPNHTGMGAEAAVMTRGAWRMPWGEVPIAEDLAGRLLAASPLLTEDRSAHSREHSLEVQLPFLRRFLGAFRFVPIALGRLSLIDCRTLGEAVADVIRDDPSPPLLIASSDMTHYEPYATARKKDERAISRILALDPEGLYRTVRSERITMCGAIPTTVMLFAVLSLGATEARLIKYATSGDVSGDYGQVVGYAGLAVL from the coding sequence ATGATACGGGCCCCCGCTGTCGCAGGCCAATTCTACCCCGGCACACAGAGAGAGCTGGACCTGGAAGTCCGGCGCCTGACCCGGGACATCCCTGGAAAGATCCGTGCCAGGGGGATCGTCGTCCCGCATGCTGGATATGTCTATTCGGGCGCTGTGGCGGGGGAAGTGTTCTCCTCGGTGGAAATCCCCGACCGCCAGATCATTTTCTGCCCCAATCACACGGGGATGGGAGCGGAGGCCGCCGTCATGACCCGGGGGGCATGGAGGATGCCCTGGGGAGAGGTCCCGATCGCCGAGGACCTGGCGGGGCGGCTCCTCGCCGCCTCCCCCCTCCTCACGGAGGACCGGTCGGCGCACAGCAGGGAACATTCCCTCGAGGTGCAGCTCCCGTTCCTGAGGAGATTCCTGGGGGCATTCCGGTTCGTGCCCATCGCTCTCGGCCGCCTCTCCCTGATCGACTGCCGGACGCTGGGGGAGGCCGTTGCGGACGTCATCCGGGACGACCCCTCGCCGCCCCTGCTGATCGCGAGTTCGGACATGACCCATTACGAGCCCTACGCAACCGCACGGAAAAAGGACGAGAGAGCCATTTCGCGGATCCTTGCACTCGACCCCGAGGGCCTCTACCGGACGGTCCGTTCGGAGCGGATCACCATGTGCGGGGCGATTCCCACGACGGTGATGCTGTTCGCCGTCCTTTCCCTTGGCGCCACCGAAGCCCGTCTGATAAAATATGCCACCTCCGGCGATGTCAGCGGGGATTACGGTCAGGTCGTCGGATACGCGGGCCTGGCCGTCCTGTAG
- a CDS encoding glutamate--tRNA ligase, whose product MSSVVTRFAPSPTGYLHIGGARTALFNWLYARRTGGKFILRIEDTDQERSTPESVQAILDGMRWLGMTWDEGPYYQTERTELYRKEAGRLLLEGKAYRCVCDPVNHDSRREAMRARGEKPRYDGRCRNLPSAETEGKTHVVRFKAPQSGKTSVHDILRGDVTYENTELDDLVLLRSDGSPTYNFVVVVDDAAMGITHVLRGDDHLNNTPKQVLLYEALGVPLPAFGHFPLIHGMEGGKLSKRQDDVSVIAYQEKGFLPEAMINYLVRLGWGHGDQEIFSAEELQRIFTLENVGKSPSKFNPDKLLHLNAHYIKAGDPDRLARLLIPFLKRKGIEATHSSWLVSAVLTLQERSRTLVEMADSAEYYFREKEVDPKAAAKFLTPEMAPIFEEIIEALSPVKEFTPAAMEAAIAGVVERVGGKLGKIAQPMRVALTGGTASPGLFDVMEVLGREEVVKRLSTAAKWIRVH is encoded by the coding sequence ATGTCTTCCGTCGTCACCCGTTTTGCCCCCAGCCCGACGGGCTACCTCCACATCGGAGGCGCCCGCACCGCCCTCTTCAATTGGCTCTACGCGCGGCGGACCGGGGGTAAGTTCATCCTGCGGATCGAGGACACCGACCAGGAGCGGTCGACGCCGGAGTCGGTACAGGCGATCCTGGACGGGATGCGATGGCTCGGGATGACGTGGGATGAGGGCCCCTATTACCAGACCGAACGCACGGAGCTCTATCGCAAGGAGGCCGGGCGTCTTCTGCTCGAAGGAAAGGCGTACCGCTGCGTCTGCGATCCGGTGAATCACGATTCGCGCCGCGAGGCGATGAGAGCCCGGGGGGAGAAGCCCCGGTACGACGGACGGTGCCGGAACCTCCCTTCCGCGGAAACCGAAGGGAAGACCCACGTCGTCCGCTTCAAGGCACCGCAGTCCGGCAAGACCTCCGTCCACGACATCCTCCGCGGGGATGTGACGTACGAGAATACCGAGCTGGACGACCTCGTCCTCCTTCGGTCGGACGGCTCCCCGACCTACAATTTCGTCGTTGTCGTCGACGACGCCGCGATGGGGATCACCCACGTCCTGCGGGGGGATGACCACCTCAACAACACCCCGAAGCAGGTCCTTCTCTACGAGGCGCTCGGGGTTCCCTTGCCTGCGTTCGGCCACTTCCCGCTGATTCACGGAATGGAGGGGGGGAAGCTCTCGAAGCGCCAGGACGACGTGTCCGTGATTGCGTACCAGGAAAAGGGGTTCCTGCCGGAGGCGATGATCAACTACCTGGTCCGTCTCGGCTGGGGGCACGGCGACCAGGAAATCTTCTCCGCCGAGGAACTGCAGCGCATCTTCACCCTGGAGAACGTGGGGAAATCCCCTTCGAAGTTCAACCCGGACAAACTGCTCCACCTGAATGCCCATTACATCAAGGCGGGAGATCCGGACCGGCTGGCCCGCCTTCTCATTCCCTTCCTGAAGCGAAAAGGGATCGAGGCAACCCACTCCTCCTGGCTGGTCTCGGCAGTCCTGACCCTGCAGGAGCGCTCCCGGACCCTCGTGGAGATGGCCGATTCGGCCGAGTATTACTTCCGGGAGAAGGAGGTCGACCCGAAAGCAGCAGCGAAATTCCTCACCCCGGAAATGGCTCCCATCTTCGAGGAGATCATCGAGGCGCTTTCTCCGGTGAAGGAGTTCACCCCCGCCGCCATGGAGGCGGCGATCGCCGGAGTCGTCGAGCGGGTCGGGGGCAAACTCGGAAAGATCGCCCAGCCGATGCGCGTGGCACTTACGGGGGGCACCGCCTCCCCCGGACTCTTCGACGTCATGGAGGTCCTCGGCCGAGAAGAGGTGGTCAAACGCCTTTCCACGGCGGCGAAATGGATCCGCGTGCACTGA